The Aedes albopictus strain Foshan chromosome 1, AalbF5, whole genome shotgun sequence genomic interval taatcattaacgctctgatttGGACTACGCTGGACCAATTCAAGGACGGTATTTTCTGGTAATAGTGGATGCTCATTCAAAATGGCCTGAAATATTCGCTACTACCAGTTCAACGGCAACAACGACCACAAGAAAACTTCACGAATGCATCGCACGTTTTGGCTGTCCTCAAATAGTAGTTACCGACAACGGCACTCAATTCAATTCggaaattttcaagcaattttgcaaAAGTTTTGGCATCGAGCACGTGCGAACTCCACCGTTTCATCCACAATCCAACGGCCAGGCTGAGAGATTTGTGGATACCTTGAAGCGCGCTCTATCGAAGATGGGGGAGAAAAATGTGGAAGATGCACTGCAAACATTCCTTCAATCATATCGTTACACACCCAACCCTTCTCTACCGGACAGTAAATCACCGGCTGAGGCATTACTCGGAAGAAAAGTTCGGACAGTCTTCGATCTAATGAAACGACCGGAACAGCAGGTGGTACACAGCAATGAGAAACAAAATGCTCAATTCAACAAGAAGCATGGAGCCAAGCATCGCAGTTTCGTGATCGGTGAGGAAGTATATGCTGAAATTCACATTCGAAATGAGAAATACTGGGCCGAAGGAGTGATCATCGAGCAAAAAGGAAATGTGGTGTACAACGTTCTTTTGGAAGACAAACGACGTCGAGGTTTGATCCGATCCCATGCAAATCAACTACGACGACGAACACTATCGGAACCTGCAGCGATTGAAGATAATACGATTCCGTTGCAAATACTGCTGGACGAGTTTTCAGTCACAGAACCTATTCCAGTTCAAGAAGACGATGGAGGTCAACGGGAGGTTTTACCAGAAGCAAACGACAACCCGCTATCCCAGCCAGTTGAAGTTCAGCTGCAACCGTTTTTGGATGTTCCTGGGCCTTCGAGATTGTACGATCGTGACCAACCATCAACACAGCGACTGGCGAAGAAAAGGAGCATTCCGTTCCGTGATCCATCCAGCAGGAAACGAAGACTCCCATCTCACTTTGAATATTATGAGATTTATTAAGGGGGAGATGTTGGGGAGTCAAGCAAGCCATGATTTTCCTTTGTAATAATGTCATTTAGAAATACATTCATTCTTGTTCTACCATTCAACCAAAGCAGTCATAACTCTTAACTGTAGAACATAacactaataaaagtgcgcgattgcatcaaatcaccTCGGTGTCttcacttgttcaccatagattgaagaattagtgcgccgaagacatcatcctgatttgatgcaatcgcgcacttttatttacgttttcgcactatagaagtcgcagttcgcagtccagtggtgaactaaatgcggtataacgCCCATACGTAATGTTGCTGCTTAAGTGTGCCATGTTACACAAATGGAACGAATATAATTCCAGGATGACAAGATTTAAGGTGGAACATCAAGAAATTCATTTTAATTTTGCATAAAAAATTCAGTGGCACAAATTTGACGAATCCTGGCTATGCTCACTTGCAGAAAGAGGCAGATACACCTTGTCCTTGTTTTACGTCCACCATTGGcctaactttgaaaaattgtatcGCCAAAACAAAAAGCATActtgacatttttatattttttaaagctTCTCCTTAATCAAAAGaagtttacaaaaatataaaaatgtctagtttgctcattgtctaaGCGGAAGATTTTTTTGTTGCTCAGCCAACGGTGGACGTAAAACGAGGTTGAAGTGTATTCCAAATCAGGCGCATTTGATTCCGATTTTTCATGAttcaagtcagccattgtgg includes:
- the LOC134291820 gene encoding uncharacterized protein K02A2.6-like, with the translated sequence MGEKNVEDALQTFLQSYRYTPNPSLPDSKSPAEALLGRKVRTVFDLMKRPEQQVVHSNEKQNAQFNKKHGAKHRSFVIGEEVYAEIHIRNEKYWAEGVIIEQKGNVVYNVLLEDKRRRGLIRSHANQLRRRTLSEPAAIEDNTIPLQILLDEFSVTEPIPVQEDDGGQREVLPEANDNPLSQPVEVQLQPFLDVPGPSRLYDRDQPSTQRLAKKRSIPFRDPSSRKRRLPSHFEYYEIY